From Erinaceus europaeus chromosome 9, mEriEur2.1, whole genome shotgun sequence, one genomic window encodes:
- the LOC103122999 gene encoding keratin-associated protein 6-2 — protein sequence MCCNYGNSCGSYGYGCGYGSGYGCGYGSGYGCGYGSRYGCGYGSGYGCGYGSGYGCGYGSRYGCGYGSGYGCGYGSGYGCGYGSGYGCGYGSGYGSGYGSGFGSCCGYRPFVYRSCYSC from the coding sequence ATGTGCTGCAACTACGGAAACTCTTGTGGTAGCTACGGCTATGGCTGTGGCTATGGTTCCGGTTACGGCTGTGGCTATGGATCCGGTTACGGCTGTGGCTATGGTTCCAGATACGGCTGTGGCTATGGTTCCGGATACGGCTGTGGCTATGGTTCCGGATATGGCTGTGGCTATGGTTCTAGATATGGCTGCGGTTATGGCTCTGGTTATGGCTGCGGCTATGGTTCCGGATATGGCTGTGGCTATGGTTCTGGTTATGGCTGTGGCTATGGTTCCGGATACGGCTCTGGCTATGGATCTGGTTTTGGCTCCTGCTGTGGTTACCGTCCATTTGTCTACAGAAGTTGTTATTCTTGCTGA